Proteins co-encoded in one Streptomyces sp. SLBN-31 genomic window:
- a CDS encoding 2-oxoacid:acceptor oxidoreductase family protein: MFQVRIHGRGGQGAVTAAELLSVAAFLEGRHAQAFPSFGSERTGAPVMAFCRIDDRPIRVREPVMRPDALVVQDATLLHQVNVFEGLRPEGAVLINSPRPIEELGLADLAETVPHAVALTVPATALALRHFGRPVPNAVLLGGLAALTGCVRIDSLTAAIQERFPGELGAANAAAAREAFDHVRAEREELVHAQAD; the protein is encoded by the coding sequence GTGTTTCAGGTACGCATCCACGGTCGCGGCGGGCAGGGTGCCGTGACGGCCGCGGAGTTGTTGTCGGTGGCGGCGTTTCTGGAGGGCCGTCACGCGCAGGCGTTCCCGAGCTTCGGCTCGGAGCGCACGGGCGCGCCGGTCATGGCGTTCTGCCGTATCGACGACCGCCCCATCCGGGTGCGCGAACCCGTGATGCGACCCGACGCCCTCGTCGTCCAGGACGCCACGCTCCTGCACCAGGTGAACGTCTTCGAGGGCCTCCGGCCGGAGGGCGCCGTGCTGATCAACTCGCCGCGCCCGATCGAGGAGCTGGGCCTCGCCGATCTCGCCGAGACAGTGCCGCACGCCGTCGCGCTGACCGTGCCGGCCACCGCGCTCGCGCTGCGCCACTTCGGGCGTCCGGTGCCCAACGCCGTGCTGCTGGGCGGGCTGGCCGCGCTCACCGGGTGCGTACGCATCGACTCGCTGACCGCGGCGATCCAGGAACGCTTCCCCGGCGAGCTGGGCGCGGCCAACGCCGCGGCGGCCCGGGAGGCGTTCGACCATGTCCGCGCCGAGCGTGAGGAGCTCGTCCATGCTCAAGCAGACTGA
- a CDS encoding STAS domain-containing protein encodes MPLPQLTVHRHDRRTRTLITLIGEIDLESAPLVRASLDSCLRDGPRAIDVHLSLVTFCDCSGLNTFLHAAQQTTVAGGTLRLHHPPPMLTHIVRIAGCEFLFVGSPSVPLPPSAGDTATAPRPATPHRSAPSGPVLSGDVR; translated from the coding sequence ATGCCCCTGCCGCAGCTCACTGTTCACCGCCATGACCGAAGGACAAGGACGCTGATCACCCTGATCGGTGAGATCGACCTGGAATCGGCGCCCCTGGTGCGCGCGTCCCTGGATTCGTGTCTGCGCGACGGCCCTCGCGCCATCGACGTCCACCTCAGCCTCGTCACGTTCTGCGACTGCAGCGGACTCAACACGTTCCTCCACGCTGCGCAGCAGACCACCGTCGCGGGCGGAACCCTGCGACTGCACCACCCGCCGCCGATGCTCACGCACATCGTCCGCATCGCCGGCTGCGAGTTCCTGTTCGTCGGGTCCCCATCCGTCCCCCTGCCGCCTTCCGCCGGCGACACCGCGACCGCGCCCCGTCCAGCCACGCCGCACCGCTCCGCCCCATCTGGGCCCGTTCTCTCGGGTGATGTGCGATGA
- a CDS encoding slipin family protein yields the protein MGVLITVLVLFAVAGLVLLGLSVRNVQQYEKGVVFRFGRLLPDIRGPGLRVIRPIGDRMRKVSVQTEVLGIPPQGSITADNVTLTVDAVVYFKVIDPVKALVNVRNYPSAVSQIAQTSLRAVIGRADLDTLLSDRDHINAELKKVMDAPTEEPWGLRIERVEIKDIALPQSMMRSMSKQAEAERERRARVIAADGEFQASQRLSDAAATMADTPGALQLRLLQTVVDVSAEKNSTLVMPFPVEMLRFFEHQSRETDGESLHRSIPRPALPERQELPELITSAPPTAPAFPLSGERVGSHGDRVGTRAAVARERRDNWPTQADSDSGSDASRADG from the coding sequence ATGGGTGTTCTGATCACCGTGCTGGTGCTGTTCGCCGTGGCCGGGCTGGTCCTGCTCGGCCTGAGCGTGCGCAACGTCCAGCAGTATGAGAAGGGCGTGGTGTTCCGCTTCGGGCGGCTGCTGCCGGACATCCGGGGGCCCGGCCTGCGCGTCATCCGGCCGATCGGGGACAGGATGCGGAAGGTTTCCGTCCAGACCGAGGTGCTCGGCATCCCGCCGCAGGGGTCCATCACCGCCGACAACGTGACACTCACCGTGGACGCGGTCGTCTACTTCAAGGTCATCGATCCGGTCAAAGCCCTGGTGAACGTCCGCAACTACCCCAGCGCCGTCTCCCAGATCGCCCAGACCTCGCTGCGCGCGGTCATCGGCAGGGCGGATCTCGACACGCTCCTGTCCGACCGGGACCACATCAACGCGGAACTCAAGAAGGTGATGGACGCCCCCACCGAGGAACCCTGGGGGCTGCGCATCGAGCGGGTGGAGATCAAGGACATCGCCCTGCCGCAGTCGATGATGCGCTCCATGTCCAAGCAGGCCGAGGCCGAGCGTGAACGCCGTGCCCGGGTCATCGCCGCCGACGGTGAGTTCCAGGCGTCCCAGCGGCTGAGTGACGCCGCGGCGACCATGGCCGACACCCCGGGTGCTCTCCAACTGCGTCTGCTGCAGACCGTGGTGGACGTGTCGGCGGAGAAGAACAGCACGCTGGTCATGCCGTTCCCGGTGGAGATGCTCCGCTTCTTCGAGCACCAGAGCCGGGAGACCGACGGCGAATCCCTCCACCGAAGCATCCCGCGCCCCGCGCTCCCCGAACGCCAGGAGCTACCGGAACTGATCACCTCCGCCCCACCCACCGCGCCCGCCTTCCCGCTGAGCGGAGAACGCGTCGGCTCCCACGGAGACCGGGTCGGCACCCGCGCTGCGGTGGCACGGGAACGGCGGGACAACTGGCCGACCCAGGCGGACTCCGACTCCGGCTCCGACGCCTCACGTGCCGACGGCTGA
- a CDS encoding ANTAR domain-containing protein — protein MDVCTAAVAALPVGGAGLSAMSRAAPSHPLCSTDDISERLEELQLTMGEGPCVDAFLHGSAVLTPDLLTRDLQDRWMVFAEAALEAGARAVFALPLQIGAISPGVLDLYARVPVRLDAEELADALAFADLATLVLLDTRVGETGGPRGDGVDDLGAHRAEIDQASGMLTVQLGVGIEEAFIRLRAYAYAQGRGLADVAADVVARRLRLPPDPEPDQAGEDT, from the coding sequence GTGGACGTGTGCACTGCGGCCGTGGCCGCGCTGCCGGTCGGCGGGGCCGGGCTGTCGGCCATGTCCAGAGCCGCGCCGAGCCACCCGCTGTGCAGCACCGACGACATCAGCGAGCGACTGGAAGAGCTCCAGCTCACGATGGGCGAGGGGCCCTGTGTGGACGCCTTCCTGCACGGCTCGGCCGTCCTGACACCCGATCTGCTCACCCGTGACCTGCAGGACCGATGGATGGTGTTCGCCGAGGCGGCACTGGAAGCCGGGGCACGCGCGGTGTTCGCGCTTCCCCTGCAGATAGGGGCGATCAGCCCGGGAGTTCTGGACCTGTACGCCCGCGTTCCGGTCCGGTTGGACGCGGAGGAACTGGCTGACGCGCTGGCGTTCGCCGACCTCGCGACGCTGGTGCTGCTCGACACGCGCGTCGGCGAGACGGGCGGGCCGCGTGGGGACGGCGTCGACGACCTGGGCGCGCACCGGGCGGAGATCGACCAGGCCAGCGGAATGCTCACCGTCCAGCTCGGCGTCGGCATCGAAGAGGCTTTCATCCGGCTCCGCGCCTACGCCTACGCGCAGGGTCGCGGGCTCGCCGACGTGGCCGCGGACGTGGTGGCCCGTCGCCTTCGCCTCCCACCGGACCCGGAGCCGGACCAGGCCGGGGAGGACACCTGA
- a CDS encoding GAF and ANTAR domain-containing protein: protein MNQQLLAKTFVELADNLVADFDLIDFLRLLTDRCVGMLDASAAGVLLADRDGKLRVMAASDEQVRLLELFQLQNDEGPCLTCFRTGAPVIVPDLTREIDRWPRFVTAAHRSGFGAVQALPMRLREETVGALNLFRAAPGPFDPAATLVAQALADVATISLLQQRTAHRSTVLNEQLQTALNSRVLIEQAKGKLAERQGIDMEQAFSTLRGYARSHNRRLADVARAFIDGSEPLAGLAS, encoded by the coding sequence ATGAATCAACAACTTCTGGCCAAGACCTTCGTCGAACTGGCCGACAATCTGGTCGCCGACTTCGACCTCATCGACTTCCTGCGCCTGCTCACCGACCGCTGCGTCGGCATGCTCGACGCGAGCGCAGCCGGGGTGCTGCTCGCCGACCGGGACGGCAAACTCCGCGTCATGGCCGCCTCCGACGAACAAGTACGCCTGCTGGAGCTCTTCCAGCTCCAGAACGACGAGGGTCCCTGTCTCACGTGCTTCCGCACCGGCGCACCGGTGATCGTCCCCGACCTGACCCGGGAGATAGACCGCTGGCCGCGCTTCGTCACGGCTGCCCACCGCAGCGGATTCGGGGCCGTCCAGGCCCTGCCCATGCGCCTGCGCGAGGAAACGGTGGGCGCCCTGAACCTCTTCCGCGCCGCGCCCGGTCCCTTCGACCCGGCCGCCACCCTCGTCGCCCAGGCGCTGGCCGACGTCGCCACCATCAGCTTGCTGCAACAACGTACCGCCCACCGCAGCACGGTGCTCAACGAGCAGCTGCAGACGGCGCTGAACAGCCGGGTGCTGATCGAACAGGCCAAGGGGAAGCTCGCCGAACGCCAGGGCATCGACATGGAGCAGGCGTTCAGCACACTGCGCGGCTACGCCCGTTCCCACAATCGGCGCCTGGCCGACGTGGCGCGCGCCTTCATCGACGGCTCCGAACCCCTTGCCGGGCTGGCGTCCTGA